A genomic region of Solanum dulcamara chromosome 2, daSolDulc1.2, whole genome shotgun sequence contains the following coding sequences:
- the LOC129872830 gene encoding uncharacterized protein LOC129872830, giving the protein MVQLLHSNGQFTGLPHEDPQVHIQNFLEISDTYTPIGVSPDYVRLTSFPFSLIGEAKRWLKSKPPNSITLWNDLSRKFLISCPHHYQANEVLVHTFIEGLEPNTKILLDSAAGGQALEKTYDELYTLLNRISQGNSEWNGGSARSVTQKQVGMLEVDAVTALTTQIYGAKYVEAVSMWPNIVEKIQNQ; this is encoded by the exons ATGGTGCAATTATTGCACTCTAATGGACAGTTCACGGGATTGCCTCATGAAGACCCTCAAGTTCACATCCAAAATTTTTTGGAGATCAGCGACACTTACACGCCAATTGGGGTATCTCCTGATTATGTGAGACTAACAtcgtttcctttttctttgatagGAGAAGCCAAGAGGTGGTTGAAGTCGaaaccaccaaattcaatcacttTGTGGAATGATTTGTCCCGCAAGTTTCTTATAAG TTGCCCTCATCATTATCAGGCTAACGAAGTTTTGGTTCATACCTTCATAGAAGGGTTGGAGCctaacaccaaaattcttcttgattcaGCTGCAGGTGGGCAAGCCTTGGAGAAAACATATGATGAGTTATACACATTgttaaatcgcatatcccagggAAATTCAGAGTGGAATGGAGGAAGTGCTCGATCTGTCACCCAAAAACAAGTAGGCATGTTAGAGGTTGATGCAGTAACTGCATTGACAACACAAATATATGGTGCGAAGTATGTAGAAGCAGTGAGCATGTGGCCGAACATTGTGGAGAAAATCCAGAATCAATAA